The Actinopolyspora erythraea genome has a segment encoding these proteins:
- a CDS encoding cellulase family glycosylhydrolase, translating into MRRGFAFVETRDGPATWFGANFWSAAGGPRMWSRYDPELIRAELAVLREHGLTLTRSFFFWPDFMPEPHHIDESCAAAYSDFLNAHVETGMRTIPTFLVGHMSGENFDPPWRHGRDLYRDVWMLDRQSWFIERLTARYADHPAVAGWLISNEMPIYGDSAERESVTAWAGLMVRAVRAGGGTQPVSIGDGAWGAEVTGSDNGFSVRDLASLTDFLGPHVYRMEDDRIRQHFGAAFICELTSTLGSPVVLEEFGLSSEFASDEHAATYYRQVLHNSLLAGATGWIAWNNTDFDGLAGQDPYRHHPFELHFGLTTSEREPKPQLREMARFADTLSAIDVLGCRREPARAAMIVPEHLEGDLPISDGDDARFAFSTLRQAYTSAKLAGLPVGLCRERDGLAEDCSLYLLPSAKQLTAPSVAGLEELAASGAVVYLSYCHGTGSFQRGPWIAGLNRSFGVEHQLWYGEVDPIEPDEVELTFRRDFGALAAGEKLRVPVAGNRHSRARLPVRATEAEILAVDQDGEPAVLRRSVGSGWMVLCAYPIEHMADWTPAANPDAAVRLYDALADFAGMHRAVRVADPAVGVDVLRHRDGRRFVFVTSHSPEPLRVTPEVAGGELTELDDDKPVDTLELPPYEVRVLSFSEFDAA; encoded by the coding sequence ATGCGTCGTGGTTTCGCCTTCGTCGAAACACGGGACGGACCGGCCACCTGGTTCGGGGCCAATTTCTGGTCCGCCGCCGGAGGACCGCGGATGTGGAGTCGCTACGACCCGGAGCTGATCCGTGCCGAACTCGCCGTGCTCCGCGAACACGGTCTGACGCTGACCAGGTCGTTCTTCTTCTGGCCCGACTTCATGCCGGAACCGCACCACATCGACGAGAGCTGTGCCGCCGCGTACTCCGACTTCCTCAACGCTCACGTCGAGACGGGGATGCGGACCATCCCGACCTTTCTGGTCGGCCACATGTCCGGTGAGAACTTCGATCCGCCCTGGCGTCACGGGCGCGATCTCTACCGGGACGTGTGGATGCTTGACAGGCAGAGCTGGTTCATCGAACGGCTCACCGCTCGCTACGCCGATCACCCGGCGGTGGCGGGCTGGCTGATCAGCAACGAGATGCCGATCTACGGTGATTCCGCCGAGCGGGAGAGCGTGACCGCGTGGGCGGGGCTGATGGTCCGCGCGGTGCGAGCGGGCGGGGGAACCCAGCCGGTCTCCATCGGTGACGGCGCCTGGGGCGCCGAGGTCACCGGCTCCGACAACGGGTTCTCGGTACGGGACCTGGCCTCGTTGACCGACTTCCTCGGCCCGCACGTCTACCGCATGGAGGACGACCGGATCCGGCAGCACTTCGGCGCCGCCTTCATCTGCGAGCTGACCAGCACGCTGGGAAGTCCCGTGGTGCTGGAGGAGTTCGGGCTGTCCTCGGAGTTCGCCTCCGACGAACACGCCGCGACCTACTACCGGCAGGTGCTGCACAACAGCCTGCTGGCCGGGGCCACCGGCTGGATCGCCTGGAACAACACCGACTTCGACGGTCTCGCGGGGCAGGACCCGTACCGGCACCACCCCTTCGAGCTCCACTTCGGGCTGACCACCTCGGAGCGCGAGCCCAAGCCGCAACTGCGCGAGATGGCGCGGTTCGCCGATACCCTCTCCGCGATCGACGTGCTCGGCTGCCGACGGGAACCGGCCCGGGCTGCGATGATCGTGCCGGAGCACCTCGAGGGAGACCTCCCGATCAGCGACGGTGACGACGCGCGGTTCGCCTTCAGCACGCTGCGGCAGGCCTACACCAGCGCGAAGCTCGCCGGTCTGCCGGTCGGTCTGTGCCGGGAACGTGACGGTCTGGCCGAGGACTGCTCGCTGTACCTGCTGCCCTCGGCGAAACAGCTGACAGCGCCTTCGGTGGCGGGGTTGGAGGAACTGGCCGCCTCGGGAGCGGTGGTCTACCTGTCCTACTGCCACGGTACCGGTTCGTTCCAGCGCGGTCCGTGGATCGCGGGCCTCAATCGATCCTTCGGCGTCGAGCACCAGCTGTGGTACGGCGAGGTGGATCCGATCGAACCGGACGAAGTGGAGCTCACCTTCCGACGGGACTTCGGAGCTCTGGCAGCGGGGGAGAAGCTGCGCGTACCGGTGGCCGGCAACCGGCACAGCCGGGCACGACTACCGGTGCGCGCCACCGAGGCCGAGATCTTGGCCGTCGATCAGGACGGTGAACCCGCCGTGCTGCGCAGATCAGTCGGCTCCGGTTGGATGGTGCTGTGCGCTTACCCGATCGAGCACATGGCCGACTGGACTCCGGCGGCCAACCCGGACGCGGCGGTGCGGCTCTACGACGCCCTGGCCGACTTCGCCGGGATGCACCGGGCGGTACGGGTGGCCGATCCGGCGGTGGGGGTCGACGTGCTGCGGCACCGCGACGGCAGGCGGTTCGTCTTCGTCACCAGTCACAGCCCGGAGCCGCTGCGGGTGACTCCGGAGGTGGCCGGTGGGGAACTCACCGAGCTGGATGACGACAAGCCCGTGGACACCCTCGAACTACCGCCTTACGAAGTGCGCGTGCTGAGCTTCTCGGAGTTCGACGCGGCGTGA
- a CDS encoding SGNH/GDSL hydrolase family protein, which translates to MRGLVLRALLCLLGCLAAVAATAPAAAARPAPEPRSQEWVAAWAASPVRGSDLPGSDTCPAADGVEDATVRDVVFVSTGGSEVRVRLSNVFGTAPLRIGHATVAKRSDGAAAVPGTVRELTFDGRSEVEIPAGQHRYSDPVGLDVEALSTLLISVHLPEATGPLTNHPFTAQTNYLAEGDTAADPSGEGYGTTPCWMVADAVDVRPDQRVRGTVVAFGDSITDTAATTGNANQRWPDHLARRLRAEEGGTLSVVNAGLGGNRLLAERPGQPYYGVAGLDRFARDALSQSGVRSVIVLEGINDIGYNATAEELIAGYERLIELAHQQGVTVLGGTITPFKGSGIWNEQRERTRQRVNEWIRNSGRFDAVVDFADATADPADPLRLRPSYDGGDGLHPGDAGNAAMAEAVDLGELLSVSSGRGAEAGSARD; encoded by the coding sequence TTGCGTGGTTTGGTCCTTCGTGCGTTGCTGTGCCTGCTCGGCTGTCTGGCGGCCGTTGCCGCGACCGCGCCCGCCGCTGCCGCCCGTCCAGCCCCGGAGCCTCGGTCCCAGGAGTGGGTGGCCGCCTGGGCGGCGAGTCCGGTGCGGGGCAGTGATCTGCCCGGATCCGACACCTGTCCGGCGGCCGACGGCGTCGAGGACGCCACCGTGCGCGACGTCGTGTTCGTCAGTACCGGCGGTTCCGAGGTCCGGGTTCGACTCAGCAACGTGTTCGGTACCGCGCCGCTGCGGATCGGCCACGCGACCGTCGCGAAGCGCTCGGACGGAGCCGCCGCGGTGCCCGGAACCGTGCGGGAGCTGACGTTCGACGGTCGCTCGGAAGTCGAGATCCCCGCCGGTCAGCACCGCTACAGCGATCCCGTCGGACTGGACGTGGAAGCGCTGTCCACGCTGCTGATCAGCGTCCACCTGCCCGAGGCCACCGGTCCGTTGACGAACCACCCCTTCACGGCGCAGACCAACTACCTGGCCGAAGGGGACACCGCCGCCGATCCGAGCGGGGAAGGCTACGGCACCACGCCGTGCTGGATGGTGGCCGACGCCGTCGACGTGCGGCCGGACCAGCGGGTACGCGGGACCGTGGTGGCCTTCGGCGACTCCATCACCGACACCGCCGCCACCACCGGCAACGCCAACCAGCGCTGGCCCGACCACCTGGCGCGGCGGCTGCGCGCCGAGGAGGGCGGGACCCTCTCGGTGGTCAACGCCGGACTCGGCGGGAACCGGCTGCTGGCCGAGCGTCCCGGCCAGCCTTACTACGGCGTCGCCGGGCTCGATCGCTTCGCCAGGGACGCGCTGAGCCAGTCGGGGGTGCGCAGCGTGATCGTGCTGGAGGGCATCAACGACATCGGCTACAACGCCACCGCCGAGGAACTGATCGCGGGTTACGAGCGGCTGATCGAGCTGGCCCACCAGCAGGGGGTGACCGTCCTGGGCGGCACGATCACGCCGTTCAAGGGATCGGGAATCTGGAACGAACAACGTGAGCGGACCCGGCAGCGGGTCAACGAGTGGATCAGGAACAGCGGCCGGTTCGACGCCGTGGTCGACTTCGCCGACGCCACCGCCGATCCCGCCGATCCGCTGCGGTTGCGGCCGAGCTACGACGGCGGGGACGGGCTGCACCCCGGCGACGCGGGCAACGCCGCCATGGCGGAGGCCGTCGATCTCGGCGAGCTGCTCTCGGTGTCCTCGGGCCGGGGCGCGGAGGCGGGTTCCGCGCGCGACTGA
- a CDS encoding amidohydrolase family protein: MRLLVSAERVWTATDEHLVEDGAVLVERGLITAVGPRAELAESAPDAHVYDFPGHTILPGLINAHVHLSLDAGAEPINTLLASEDDELLDGMAERAEQALDAGTTTVRDLGDRNGTAIRIRDAVARGEITGPRVLAAGPPLTVHGGHCWFLGGEVERDENSLRRAIARRAELGADTVKVMASGGQITPNSPAMWQSQFSEDELRVIVDESRRHGLPVAAHAHGSDAITDAVAAGVTTVEHCTWLGPDGMDEREAVIRAMRDSGVRVCAGQSRNWHGLGAMIGEDLARRFHRRLSNLVEDGVGVIIGTDAGVRNSVFHDFAGALGLYEHLGFDNDRILRMATSEAAEALDLGQLTGRIVPGLRADLVVVRGDPLARLSDLGEVALTVANGRPHHPRAAA; this comes from the coding sequence ATGCGACTACTGGTATCGGCGGAACGGGTGTGGACGGCGACGGACGAACACCTCGTCGAGGACGGCGCGGTACTCGTGGAGCGGGGCCTGATCACCGCGGTCGGGCCGCGCGCCGAACTGGCAGAATCGGCCCCCGACGCCCACGTGTACGACTTTCCCGGCCACACGATTCTGCCGGGGTTGATCAACGCGCACGTACACCTGTCCCTCGACGCCGGTGCGGAACCGATCAACACCCTGCTGGCCTCCGAGGACGATGAACTGCTGGACGGCATGGCCGAACGTGCCGAGCAGGCGCTGGATGCGGGGACGACCACCGTCCGCGATCTGGGAGACCGGAACGGTACGGCGATTCGGATCCGCGATGCCGTCGCACGGGGTGAGATCACCGGCCCCCGCGTCCTGGCGGCGGGTCCGCCGCTGACCGTCCACGGTGGGCACTGCTGGTTCCTCGGGGGCGAGGTGGAACGCGACGAGAACTCGTTGCGCCGGGCCATAGCGCGTCGGGCGGAACTCGGCGCGGACACGGTGAAGGTGATGGCCTCCGGCGGTCAGATCACTCCGAACTCACCGGCGATGTGGCAGTCGCAGTTCTCCGAGGACGAGCTGCGCGTCATCGTGGACGAAAGCCGGCGGCACGGGCTGCCGGTGGCGGCGCACGCGCACGGTTCGGACGCGATCACCGACGCCGTGGCGGCGGGGGTGACCACCGTCGAGCACTGCACGTGGTTGGGGCCGGACGGCATGGACGAGCGTGAAGCGGTGATCAGGGCCATGCGGGACAGCGGTGTCCGGGTGTGTGCCGGCCAGTCCCGCAACTGGCACGGGCTGGGTGCCATGATCGGAGAGGACCTGGCGCGGCGGTTCCACCGACGGCTCAGCAACCTGGTCGAGGACGGTGTCGGGGTGATCATCGGAACCGACGCGGGGGTGCGGAACTCGGTGTTCCACGACTTCGCCGGAGCGCTGGGGCTCTACGAACACCTGGGATTCGACAACGATCGGATTCTGCGCATGGCCACCTCCGAGGCGGCCGAGGCACTCGACCTCGGCCAACTCACCGGGCGTATCGTTCCGGGGCTGCGGGCCGATCTGGTGGTGGTGCGCGGTGATCCGCTGGCGCGGCTGAGCGATCTCGGCGAGGTGGCGCTGACGGTCGCGAACGGCAGGCCGCACCACCCCCGCGCGGCGGCGTGA
- a CDS encoding class I fructose-bisphosphate aldolase: MFSDDMRLIAQQMVAPGKGILAADESTGTMEKRLHAVGLDSTAEVRRQYRELIVSTPDLGSSVSGVILFDETVRQDSSSGVPLRKIAEQNGVLPGIKVDKGAKPLAGTDGEKITEGLDGLRDRLAEYAQLGMKFTKWRAVLDIGAGRPSDYAIHANAHALARYAALSQEAGLVPMVEPEVLMDGDHSLAAAEEATTRALRRVFAELAAQHVELESMVLKPNMVVAGKDHGTQPSPTEVAEATVRTLKRTVPAAVPGIAFLSGGQGDEEATVNLNAINQLGPLPWQVTFSFGRGLLAPALQEWVGRDEKFDSAQQVLAHRAKLNGAACEGRYEAQLEHA; this comes from the coding sequence GTGTTCAGCGACGACATGCGGTTGATCGCACAGCAGATGGTTGCACCGGGCAAAGGCATCCTCGCCGCGGACGAGAGCACCGGAACGATGGAGAAGAGGCTGCACGCCGTCGGTCTCGACTCCACGGCGGAAGTGCGCCGCCAGTACCGGGAGCTGATCGTCTCCACGCCCGATCTGGGCAGCTCGGTCAGTGGTGTGATTCTGTTCGACGAGACCGTCCGTCAGGATTCCTCCTCCGGCGTGCCGCTGCGCAAGATCGCGGAGCAGAACGGTGTCCTGCCCGGCATCAAGGTGGACAAGGGAGCCAAGCCGCTCGCCGGAACCGACGGTGAGAAGATCACCGAAGGACTGGACGGACTGCGCGACAGGCTGGCCGAGTACGCCCAGCTCGGCATGAAGTTCACCAAGTGGCGCGCCGTCCTCGACATCGGAGCAGGCAGGCCCAGCGACTACGCGATCCACGCCAACGCCCACGCCCTCGCCCGGTACGCGGCGCTCTCCCAGGAGGCAGGCCTGGTGCCCATGGTCGAGCCGGAGGTGCTGATGGACGGCGACCACTCGCTGGCCGCGGCCGAGGAGGCGACCACCCGGGCGCTTCGGCGGGTCTTCGCCGAGCTCGCGGCGCAGCACGTCGAGCTCGAGTCGATGGTGCTCAAACCGAACATGGTGGTCGCGGGCAAGGACCACGGCACGCAGCCGAGCCCGACGGAGGTGGCCGAGGCGACCGTGCGGACGCTCAAGCGCACCGTCCCGGCCGCCGTCCCGGGGATCGCCTTCCTGTCCGGCGGACAGGGTGACGAGGAGGCCACCGTCAACCTCAACGCGATCAACCAGCTCGGACCGCTGCCGTGGCAGGTCACCTTCTCGTTCGGACGTGGCCTGCTGGCCCCCGCGCTGCAGGAGTGGGTCGGACGTGACGAGAAGTTCGACAGCGCCCAGCAGGTACTGGCCCACCGGGCGAAGCTGAACGGGGCGGCCTGCGAGGGACGCTACGAAGCGCAACTGGAACACGCCTGA
- a CDS encoding AGE family epimerase/isomerase encodes MTNPDLPEHHDWLTAERRRLLDFAVAARDTEGGFGWLDESGHLDADRPVATWITARMTHVFSLAHLLGEPKAAELADHGIAALANRLRDAEHGGWYTSTVDTTKGAYEHAFVVLASSSATAAARPGAEELLTEALRTVEARFWDDEVGLGLESWDRTWRTTESYRGANSNMHLVEAMLVAGDVTGERIWHQRALRIAGTLIDEVARAHAWRLPEHFTPEWEPELDYNSDRPQDPFRPHGTTVGHWLEWARLLLQLEASLGEEAPNWLVSDARNLFEAAIQHGWHADGHPGFVYTLDWQDRPQVRERMHWVIAEAVLTAAALYQRTAEPYYQRWYATFWDFARTRHLDHGQGSWHHELTPDGRPSTTVWSGKPDTYHAYQAALFPTLPLAPSAAVALRPARR; translated from the coding sequence TTGACCAACCCGGATCTCCCCGAGCACCACGACTGGCTGACGGCAGAACGACGCAGACTGCTCGACTTCGCGGTCGCGGCCCGCGACACCGAGGGCGGTTTCGGTTGGCTGGACGAATCCGGCCACCTCGACGCGGACCGTCCGGTGGCGACCTGGATCACCGCCCGGATGACCCACGTGTTCAGCCTGGCCCACCTGCTCGGCGAACCGAAGGCCGCCGAACTCGCGGACCACGGCATCGCCGCGCTGGCGAACCGGCTACGCGACGCAGAGCACGGCGGCTGGTACACCAGCACGGTCGACACCACCAAGGGCGCCTACGAACACGCGTTCGTGGTACTGGCGAGCAGCAGCGCCACCGCCGCGGCACGGCCGGGTGCCGAGGAGCTGCTAACCGAGGCGCTGCGAACCGTCGAGGCCCGCTTCTGGGACGACGAGGTGGGCCTTGGGCTGGAAAGCTGGGACAGGACTTGGCGGACCACGGAGTCCTACCGGGGCGCCAACAGCAACATGCACCTCGTGGAAGCCATGCTCGTAGCGGGCGACGTCACCGGTGAACGGATCTGGCACCAGCGTGCGCTGCGGATCGCCGGAACGCTGATCGACGAGGTCGCCCGCGCCCACGCCTGGCGGCTGCCAGAACACTTCACCCCCGAGTGGGAACCCGAGCTCGACTACAACAGTGATCGCCCCCAAGACCCGTTCCGCCCCCACGGCACCACGGTGGGCCACTGGCTGGAATGGGCCCGGCTGCTGCTCCAGCTGGAAGCCTCGCTGGGAGAGGAGGCACCGAACTGGCTGGTCTCCGACGCGCGAAACCTGTTCGAGGCGGCCATCCAGCACGGCTGGCACGCCGACGGGCACCCCGGGTTCGTCTACACCCTGGACTGGCAGGACCGACCGCAGGTCCGCGAGCGGATGCACTGGGTCATCGCCGAAGCGGTCCTGACCGCGGCCGCGCTGTACCAGCGGACAGCCGAGCCCTACTACCAGCGCTGGTACGCCACGTTCTGGGACTTCGCGCGCACGAGGCACCTCGACCACGGCCAGGGCAGCTGGCACCACGAACTCACCCCGGACGGGCGGCCCTCGACGACCGTGTGGTCCGGCAAGCCGGACACCTACCACGCCTACCAGGCCGCGTTGTTCCCGACACTGCCGCTGGCACCCTCCGCCGCGGTCGCGCTGCGGCCCGCCCGGCGGTGA
- a CDS encoding ABC transporter ATP-binding protein: MAEVEYRAATRAYPTSPPVRAVDSLDLEIGDGEFLVLVGPSGSGKSTALRMLAGLEDVDEGAISIGATDVTGTPPKSRDIAMVFQSYALYPHMTVGENMGFALKLRKTPKDVIRSKVAEAADMLDLRDFLDRKPRALSGGQRQRVAMGRAIVRDPSVFLMDEPLSNLDAKLRVETRANIAGLQRKLGTTTIYVTHDQVEAMTMGDRVAVLDGGVLQQVAAPRELYDKPANSFVAGFIGSPAMNLERVPLRGNGVVLGGHVVELPRAALAAAEGLDEVMFGVRPEALHPVADSEQGMRMNVELVEELGADALVIGSVDVSGVPKRFTVRTDGRGTPAIGETLTLVPRDHEEVHLFHPSTGQRLVSS, encoded by the coding sequence ATGGCAGAAGTCGAATACCGCGCGGCCACCAGAGCCTATCCGACCAGCCCGCCGGTCCGGGCCGTGGACTCGTTGGACCTGGAGATCGGGGACGGCGAGTTCCTGGTGCTGGTGGGGCCCTCCGGTTCGGGCAAGTCGACGGCGTTGCGAATGCTCGCCGGTCTCGAGGACGTCGACGAGGGAGCGATCTCGATCGGGGCCACCGACGTCACCGGCACACCGCCCAAGTCCCGTGACATAGCGATGGTCTTCCAGTCGTACGCGCTGTACCCGCACATGACGGTCGGCGAGAACATGGGGTTCGCGCTGAAGCTGCGCAAAACCCCCAAGGACGTGATCCGAAGCAAGGTCGCCGAGGCGGCCGACATGCTCGACCTGCGTGACTTCCTCGACCGCAAGCCGCGTGCGTTGTCCGGCGGTCAGCGGCAGCGGGTGGCGATGGGCAGGGCGATCGTGCGTGATCCCAGCGTGTTCCTCATGGACGAGCCGCTGTCCAACCTCGACGCGAAGCTGCGGGTGGAGACCCGCGCGAACATCGCGGGGCTGCAGCGCAAACTGGGCACCACCACCATCTACGTCACCCACGACCAGGTCGAGGCGATGACCATGGGAGACCGGGTGGCGGTGCTGGACGGGGGAGTGCTGCAACAGGTCGCCGCGCCCAGGGAGCTCTACGACAAGCCGGCCAACTCGTTCGTCGCGGGATTCATCGGCTCACCGGCGATGAACCTCGAGAGGGTTCCGCTGCGGGGGAACGGCGTGGTGCTCGGCGGGCACGTGGTCGAGCTGCCCCGTGCGGCGCTGGCAGCCGCCGAGGGACTCGACGAGGTGATGTTCGGGGTGCGCCCCGAGGCGTTGCACCCCGTCGCGGACTCCGAGCAGGGGATGCGGATGAACGTGGAACTCGTCGAGGAACTCGGCGCCGACGCGCTCGTCATCGGGTCCGTGGACGTCTCGGGGGTGCCGAAGCGGTTCACGGTGCGCACCGACGGGCGCGGCACACCAGCCATCGGTGAGACGCTGACCCTGGTGCCGAGGGACCACGAGGAAGTGCACCTGTTCCACCCGAGCACCGGTCAGCGGCTCGTCTCCTCCTAG
- a CDS encoding GH1 family beta-glucosidase, whose translation MTGESTFPAFPEGFRWGVATSAYQIEGAVNTNGRGASIWDVFSHRPGAVDNGDTGDVACDHYHRYREDIALMRELGIDSYRFSVAWPRVQPDGSGPANSAGLDFYSRLVEELLAAGIEPCLTLYHWDLPQRLEDSGGWRDRDTASRFAEYAAIVHERLGDRVRLWTTLNEPFCSAFLGYAEGRHAPGAREGHGALAAAHHLLLGHGAATAAMRAQRHGGESFGITLNMNPVTPVSDSPEDVAAARRYECYQNLAFSDPVLGGTYPDVERAVWGEITDFSFRRDGDLELIGTDLDFLGVNNYFPGYVRAAPYESVDPKLRTADDIGAELDPPESLGRTTMDWPVEAAGLSRLLRWLDERYPGLPPIYVTENGTSGFDAPDGDGEVHDAHRIDYLDSHLRELRDAIRAGVSVHGYYCWSLLDNFEWAEGYKQRFGLVYVDYESQRRIRKDSFDWYRRAVARSREPDDSLIV comes from the coding sequence TTGACTGGCGAATCTACTTTCCCCGCCTTCCCCGAGGGGTTCAGGTGGGGAGTGGCGACCTCGGCCTACCAGATCGAGGGAGCGGTGAACACCAACGGGCGAGGTGCCTCCATCTGGGACGTCTTCTCACACCGGCCCGGTGCGGTGGACAACGGTGACACCGGTGACGTGGCTTGCGACCACTACCACCGCTACCGGGAGGACATAGCCCTGATGCGCGAGCTGGGGATCGACAGCTACCGGTTCTCGGTGGCCTGGCCTCGGGTACAGCCCGACGGCAGTGGTCCCGCCAACAGCGCGGGGCTCGACTTCTACTCCCGGCTGGTCGAGGAGCTGCTCGCGGCGGGGATCGAACCGTGCCTGACGCTGTACCACTGGGATCTGCCACAGCGTCTGGAGGACTCGGGCGGGTGGCGCGATCGCGACACCGCCTCCCGGTTCGCCGAGTACGCGGCGATCGTGCACGAGAGACTCGGCGACCGGGTACGGCTGTGGACCACGCTCAACGAACCGTTCTGCTCCGCCTTCCTCGGCTACGCCGAGGGCAGGCACGCCCCCGGCGCGCGGGAGGGGCACGGGGCGCTCGCGGCCGCCCATCACCTGCTGCTGGGGCACGGTGCGGCGACGGCCGCGATGCGGGCTCAGCGCCACGGTGGTGAGTCGTTCGGGATCACGCTCAACATGAACCCGGTGACTCCGGTCAGCGACTCCCCGGAGGACGTGGCCGCGGCCCGGCGTTACGAGTGCTACCAGAACCTCGCCTTCTCCGACCCGGTGCTGGGCGGAACCTATCCGGACGTCGAACGGGCCGTCTGGGGCGAGATCACCGACTTCTCCTTCCGGCGCGACGGCGACCTGGAGCTGATCGGTACCGATCTCGACTTCCTCGGGGTGAACAACTACTTCCCCGGCTACGTGCGGGCCGCACCCTACGAGAGCGTGGACCCGAAGCTGCGCACCGCCGACGACATAGGTGCCGAGCTCGACCCCCCGGAGTCGCTGGGGCGGACCACGATGGACTGGCCCGTGGAGGCCGCGGGGCTCTCCCGGCTGCTGCGCTGGCTCGACGAGCGCTATCCCGGACTGCCCCCGATCTACGTCACCGAGAACGGGACCAGCGGTTTCGACGCCCCCGACGGCGACGGCGAGGTCCACGACGCTCACCGCATCGACTACCTGGACAGTCACCTGCGCGAACTGCGTGACGCGATCCGCGCCGGAGTTTCCGTGCACGGCTACTACTGCTGGTCGCTGCTGGACAACTTCGAGTGGGCCGAGGGGTACAAGCAGCGCTTCGGCCTCGTTTACGTGGACTACGAGTCGCAGCGACGGATCCGCAAGGACAGTTTCGACTGGTACCGCCGCGCCGTCGCGCGTTCACGCGAACCGGACGACTCGCTGATCGTCTGA
- a CDS encoding carbohydrate ABC transporter permease, with amino-acid sequence MREPRWFQWVRGVGLCLLTLFTVIPLYVMVTTSVKPLSDVQDTFQWWPSVLTLQPYVDMWSTVRLADYFVNSVVVSLGAAALSVLIALFAAYAISRYRFRGRDLFRFTVLSTQMFPGILFLLPLYLIYATVGQATGIVLQGSHVGLIITYLTFSLPFSIWMLVSYFDSIPVDLDEAAFIDGAGPVQTLWRVVIPAAKPGIAAVSIYAFMTAWGETLFASIMTDADSTTLAIGLREYSTQSTVYWNEVMSASLVVSIPVVLGFLALQRYLVQGLTAGAVK; translated from the coding sequence ATGCGTGAGCCACGCTGGTTCCAGTGGGTTCGCGGCGTAGGGCTGTGCCTGCTGACGCTGTTCACCGTCATCCCGCTTTACGTCATGGTGACGACCTCGGTGAAGCCGCTGTCCGACGTGCAGGACACGTTCCAGTGGTGGCCCTCGGTGCTGACGCTGCAGCCCTACGTCGACATGTGGTCGACGGTGCGGTTGGCCGACTACTTCGTCAACAGTGTCGTGGTCTCGCTCGGGGCGGCCGCCCTCTCGGTGCTGATAGCGCTGTTCGCCGCATACGCGATCAGCCGCTACCGGTTCCGGGGACGGGACCTGTTCCGGTTCACCGTGCTGTCCACCCAGATGTTTCCGGGAATCCTGTTCCTGCTGCCGCTGTACCTGATCTACGCCACTGTCGGACAGGCGACCGGGATCGTGCTTCAGGGAAGTCACGTCGGCCTGATCATCACGTACCTGACCTTCTCGCTTCCCTTCTCCATCTGGATGCTGGTCAGCTACTTCGACTCGATCCCCGTCGATCTGGACGAGGCGGCGTTCATCGACGGGGCCGGGCCGGTGCAGACTCTCTGGCGGGTCGTGATCCCGGCCGCCAAACCCGGGATAGCCGCGGTGAGCATCTACGCGTTCATGACCGCCTGGGGCGAAACGCTGTTCGCCTCGATCATGACCGACGCCGATTCCACGACCCTGGCGATCGGACTGCGCGAGTACTCCACCCAGTCCACCGTGTACTGGAACGAGGTGATGTCGGCCTCGCTGGTGGTCAGCATCCCGGTCGTGCTGGGTTTCCTGGCGCTGCAGCGCTATCTCGTGCAGGGGCTGACGGCGGGAGCCGTCAAGTGA